Proteins from one Salmonella bongori NCTC 12419 genomic window:
- the dapA gene encoding 4-hydroxy-tetrahydrodipicolinate synthase, whose product MFTGSIVALVTPMDEKGNVCRSSLKKLIDYHVANGTSAIVSVGTTGESATLSHDEHGDVVMMTLELADGRIPVIAGTGANATAEAISLTQRFNDSGVVGCLTVTPYYNRPTQEGLFQHFKAIAEHTDLPQILYNVPSRTGCDMLPETVGRLAEIKNIIAIKEATGNLSRVHQIKELVSDDFILLSGDDASALDFMQLGGHGVISVTANVAARDMAEMCKLAAEGRFAEARLINQRLMPLHNKLFVEPNPIPVKWACKALGLVATDTLRLPMTPITDKGRDIVKAALQHAGLL is encoded by the coding sequence ATGTTCACGGGAAGTATTGTCGCGCTTGTTACACCGATGGATGAAAAAGGTAATGTCTGCCGGTCGAGCCTGAAAAAACTGATTGATTATCATGTCGCCAACGGTACCTCGGCGATTGTTTCGGTTGGTACGACCGGCGAGTCCGCCACGCTAAGTCATGATGAACATGGCGACGTCGTTATGATGACGCTGGAGCTGGCTGACGGACGTATTCCGGTTATCGCCGGCACGGGTGCGAATGCGACCGCGGAAGCGATTAGCCTGACGCAGCGTTTTAATGACAGCGGCGTTGTTGGCTGCCTGACAGTAACGCCGTACTACAATCGCCCTACGCAGGAAGGTTTGTTCCAGCATTTCAAAGCCATCGCGGAACACACTGACTTGCCGCAAATTCTGTATAATGTGCCGTCCCGTACCGGTTGCGATATGTTGCCGGAAACCGTGGGTCGTCTGGCGGAAATAAAAAATATTATCGCTATTAAAGAGGCGACAGGGAACTTAAGTCGTGTTCACCAGATCAAAGAGCTGGTTTCAGACGATTTTATTTTGCTGAGCGGCGATGATGCGTCTGCGCTGGACTTTATGCAACTCGGTGGTCATGGCGTGATTTCCGTTACGGCTAACGTAGCGGCACGCGATATGGCTGAAATGTGCAAACTGGCGGCGGAAGGGCGATTTGCCGAGGCGCGTCTCATCAATCAGCGTCTGATGCCGTTACACAACAAATTATTTGTCGAACCCAATCCTATCCCGGTGAAATGGGCATGTAAGGCATTGGGTCTTGTGGCGACCGACACGCTGCGCCTGCCAATGACGCCTATCACAGATAAGGGTCGTGACATCGTTAAAGCAGCGCTTCAGCATGCTGGCCTGCTGTAA
- a CDS encoding glycine cleavage system transcriptional repressor: protein MTPSSQHYLVITALGADRPGIVNTITRHVSSCGCNIEDSRLAMLGDEFTFIMLLSGTWNAITLIESTLPLKGAELDLLIVMKRTSDRPRPAMPATVWVQVEVADSPHLIERFTALFDSHEMNIAELVSRTQPAEDDKAAQLFIQITAHSPASQNSANIEQAFKALCTELNAQGSINVVNYSQHDEQDGVK, encoded by the coding sequence TTGACACCGTCATCACAACACTATCTGGTTATCACTGCTCTGGGTGCCGACAGGCCCGGTATTGTGAATACCATTACTCGCCACGTCAGTAGTTGCGGTTGTAATATCGAAGACAGCCGACTGGCGATGCTGGGCGATGAATTCACATTTATTATGTTGTTGTCCGGCACGTGGAACGCGATTACCCTGATTGAATCGACGCTGCCGCTGAAGGGCGCTGAACTGGATCTGCTGATTGTGATGAAACGGACATCCGACCGCCCCCGCCCGGCAATGCCTGCGACGGTATGGGTACAGGTTGAGGTCGCCGACTCCCCGCATTTAATTGAGCGATTCACTGCATTGTTTGATAGTCATGAAATGAATATTGCGGAGCTGGTCTCCCGTACGCAGCCGGCTGAAGACGATAAGGCCGCGCAGCTATTTATTCAGATCACCGCACATAGCCCGGCGTCGCAAAATTCCGCAAATATTGAGCAAGCCTTTAAAGCACTATGTACAGAACTCAATGCGCAAGGCAGTATAAACGTCGTCAATTACTCACAACATGATGAACAGGATGGAGTTAAGTAA
- a CDS encoding AI-2E family transporter: MLEMLMQWYRRRFSDPEAIALLVILVAGFSILFFFSGLLAPLLVAIVLAYLLEWPTARLQAIGCSRRWATSIVLILFVGILLLMAFVVMPIAWQQGIYLIRDMPGMLNKLSDFAATLPRRYPALMDAGIIDAMAENMRTRMLNMGDSVVKYSLASLVGLLTLAVYLVLVPLMVFFLVKDKEQMLNAVRRVLPRNRGLAGQVWNEMNQQITNYIRGKVLEMVVVGVATWLGFLLFGLNYSLLLAVLVGFSVLIPYIGAFVVTIPVVGVALFQFGLGTEFWSCFAVYLIIQALDGNLLVPVLFSEAVNLHPLVIILSVVIFGGLWGFWGVFFAIPLATLIKAVVHAWPDSQVTDTSS; this comes from the coding sequence ATGCTCGAAATGTTAATGCAATGGTATCGCCGTCGCTTCAGCGACCCGGAGGCGATTGCCTTGCTGGTTATTCTGGTGGCTGGTTTTAGCATTCTCTTTTTCTTTAGCGGCCTGTTGGCGCCGCTACTGGTCGCCATCGTACTGGCCTATCTTCTGGAGTGGCCGACGGCGCGTTTGCAGGCGATCGGCTGTTCCCGACGTTGGGCGACCTCCATTGTTCTTATCCTCTTTGTCGGCATTCTGTTATTAATGGCGTTTGTGGTCATGCCGATTGCCTGGCAGCAGGGCATTTATCTGATTCGGGATATGCCCGGTATGCTGAATAAACTATCCGACTTTGCCGCAACCTTGCCGCGACGTTATCCGGCGCTAATGGATGCGGGCATTATTGATGCAATGGCGGAAAATATGCGAACCCGAATGCTCAATATGGGCGATTCGGTGGTGAAGTATTCATTGGCATCGTTGGTTGGGCTACTGACGCTGGCAGTTTATCTGGTTCTGGTGCCGCTGATGGTCTTTTTCCTGGTAAAAGATAAAGAACAGATGCTGAACGCTGTACGTCGCGTGCTGCCGCGCAACCGTGGGCTGGCGGGGCAGGTGTGGAATGAGATGAACCAGCAGATCACCAACTATATCCGCGGAAAAGTGCTGGAGATGGTGGTGGTGGGCGTGGCAACCTGGCTGGGCTTTTTGTTGTTTGGCCTCAACTATTCGCTACTGCTGGCGGTACTGGTGGGCTTTTCGGTCCTGATCCCGTATATCGGCGCCTTTGTGGTGACAATTCCGGTGGTGGGCGTCGCGCTGTTTCAGTTTGGCCTGGGGACGGAGTTCTGGAGCTGCTTTGCCGTTTATCTGATTATTCAGGCGCTGGACGGCAATCTGCTGGTACCGGTACTCTTTTCCGAAGCGGTGAATTTGCATCCGCTGGTCATTATCCTGTCGGTGGTGATTTTTGGCGGTTTGTGGGGGTTCTGGGGTGTATTTTTCGCTATCCCATTGGCGACGCTGATTAAAGCCGTCGTCCACGCCTGGCCGGATAGTCAGGTGACGGACACTTCATCCTGA
- the bamC gene encoding outer membrane protein assembly factor BamC: protein MAYSVQKSRLAKVAGVSLVLLLAACSSDSRYKRQVSGDESYLDAAPLAELHAPAGMILPITTGDYVIPVTKGSGAVGKALDIRPPAQPLALVSGARTQFSGDTTTLLVENGRGNTLWPQVVSVIQEKNYPIEKRDDAGQTLTTDWVNWNRLDEDEQYRGRYQISVKPQGYQQAVTVKLVNLEQAGKPVADAASLQRYSTEMMNVISAGLDKTATDAAKAAQSRSAATMDVQSAADDTGLPMLVVRGPFNVVWQRLPAALEKVGMKVTDSTRSQGSMAVTYKPLSDSDWRELGASDPGLVSGDYKLQVGDLDNRSSLQFIDPKGHTLTQSQNDALVAVFQAAFNK, encoded by the coding sequence ATGGCTTACTCAGTACAAAAGTCGCGCCTGGCGAAGGTTGCGGGTGTTTCGCTTGTTTTGTTGCTCGCTGCCTGTAGTTCCGATTCGCGCTACAAGCGCCAGGTAAGCGGCGATGAATCCTATCTGGATGCCGCGCCGCTTGCTGAGCTTCACGCCCCGGCAGGAATGATTCTGCCCATAACGACCGGCGACTACGTTATCCCGGTTACGAAGGGGAGCGGCGCGGTTGGTAAGGCGTTGGATATCCGTCCACCGGCGCAGCCGTTAGCGTTGGTGAGCGGTGCGCGTACCCAGTTCTCTGGCGATACCACGACTCTGTTGGTGGAAAATGGCCGTGGCAACACGCTGTGGCCGCAAGTGGTCAGTGTGATTCAGGAAAAAAATTATCCGATTGAAAAACGTGATGATGCCGGCCAGACTCTGACGACCGATTGGGTGAACTGGAACCGTCTGGATGAAGACGAACAGTATCGCGGACGTTATCAAATCTCGGTGAAGCCGCAGGGTTACCAGCAGGCAGTAACAGTAAAACTGGTTAATCTGGAACAGGCTGGCAAGCCGGTCGCCGATGCGGCGTCGCTGCAGCGTTACAGCACGGAAATGATGAACGTCATTTCCGCTGGTCTGGATAAAACCGCAACGGATGCGGCGAAGGCCGCGCAAAGCCGTTCCGCCGCAACGATGGACGTACAGAGCGCCGCTGATGACACCGGCTTACCAATGCTGGTCGTTCGCGGTCCGTTCAATGTGGTATGGCAGCGTCTGCCAGCCGCACTGGAGAAAGTGGGCATGAAAGTCACTGACAGTACGCGTTCGCAGGGCAGCATGGCGGTAACTTACAAACCGCTGTCTGACAGCGACTGGCGGGAGCTGGGCGCGAGCGACCCGGGTCTGGTGTCCGGAGACTATAAATTGCAGGTCGGCGATTTAGATAATCGCAGCAGTTTGCAATTTATCGATCCTAAGGGGCATACCCTGACGCAAAGCCAGAACGATGCGCTGGTTGCCGTTTTCCAGGCGGCGTTTAACAAGTAA
- a CDS encoding sugar diacid recognition domain-containing protein: MRVLRKHYLKGYTARQIVQRAMKIIPYSVNVMDEHGVIIASGEPSRLQQRHEGAILALKENRIVEIDSATANQLKGVRSGINLPISFHEQLIGVVGITGEPEQVRAYAELVKMAAELVIEHMVLIEQRQWDKRYREELINQLILRENSTESLRSMAAYLGIDLAVPRVVLIIELSQPDREALRNVMDYFENHARNHLVTFTEFNELIIIKPITLKDGKWNTRQEMGELQIFKSWAASSGFSRILVGGFFAGETGLHRSLLTARATQAMAKRQKLRSQYIFYHDYALPALLSGLSESWQVQELSRLWLQLVQHDAKGVLQQTLRAWFEHNCDLTQTAKALHIHVNTLRYRLQRCEDITHIKINELKNTLWLYIGMELQTESVPSDKLPQSGRTEIC, encoded by the coding sequence ATGCGTGTGTTGAGAAAACATTACTTGAAAGGGTATACCGCGCGGCAAATTGTACAGCGTGCCATGAAAATTATTCCTTACTCGGTAAACGTTATGGATGAACATGGCGTCATTATCGCGTCTGGTGAACCTTCACGGCTTCAGCAGCGTCACGAAGGGGCGATTCTGGCGCTGAAGGAAAACCGTATAGTAGAAATTGACTCCGCTACCGCAAATCAACTCAAAGGCGTGCGATCTGGTATTAATCTTCCCATCTCCTTTCATGAACAGCTCATTGGTGTGGTCGGCATTACCGGAGAGCCGGAGCAGGTTCGCGCTTATGCGGAGCTGGTCAAAATGGCAGCGGAACTGGTGATCGAGCATATGGTGCTGATTGAACAGAGACAGTGGGATAAACGTTATCGCGAAGAGTTAATCAACCAATTAATTTTACGGGAAAACTCGACAGAATCGTTGCGTTCCATGGCGGCCTATCTGGGGATCGATTTGGCAGTGCCCAGGGTGGTGCTCATCATTGAACTTTCCCAGCCGGATCGTGAAGCGCTGCGCAATGTGATGGATTATTTCGAGAACCATGCGCGTAACCATTTGGTGACGTTTACCGAATTTAACGAATTAATCATTATCAAGCCTATCACGTTAAAGGACGGGAAATGGAATACCCGCCAGGAAATGGGGGAGTTGCAGATTTTTAAATCATGGGCCGCGTCATCAGGTTTCAGCCGTATTTTGGTTGGCGGTTTTTTTGCCGGTGAGACGGGACTGCATCGTTCTTTGCTTACCGCCAGAGCCACACAAGCGATGGCGAAAAGACAAAAGCTGCGCAGCCAGTATATTTTTTATCATGACTACGCGCTTCCGGCGCTGCTAAGCGGGCTGTCTGAAAGCTGGCAAGTGCAGGAGTTATCGCGTTTGTGGCTGCAACTGGTCCAACATGATGCGAAAGGCGTATTGCAACAGACCCTTCGGGCCTGGTTTGAACATAATTGTGACCTGACGCAAACGGCCAAAGCATTGCATATTCATGTGAATACATTGCGCTACCGCTTACAGCGTTGTGAAGATATTACACATATAAAAATCAACGAGTTAAAAAATACACTTTGGCTTTATATCGGTATGGAACTCCAAACCGAATCTGTACCGTCCGACAAGTTACCTCAGTCTGGCCGGACCGAAATTTGTTGA
- the purC gene encoding phosphoribosylaminoimidazolesuccinocarboxamide synthase yields MQKQAELYRGKAKTVYSTENPDLLVLEFRNDTSAGDGARIEQFDRKGMVNNKFNHFIMTKLEEAGIPTQMERLLSDTECLVKKLEMVPVECVVRNRAAGSLVKRLGVEEGMELNPPIFDLFLKNDALHDPMVNGSYCETFGWVSQQNLARMKELTYKANDVLKKLFDDAGLILVDFKLEFGLYKGEVVLGDEFSPDGSRLWDKETLDKMDKDRFRQELGGLIEAYEAVAHRLGVKLD; encoded by the coding sequence ATGCAAAAGCAAGCTGAGTTGTATCGTGGTAAAGCGAAAACCGTATACAGCACGGAAAACCCGGACCTGTTGGTGCTCGAATTCCGCAATGATACGTCAGCAGGGGATGGCGCGCGTATTGAACAGTTTGATCGCAAAGGTATGGTAAATAATAAGTTCAACCATTTCATTATGACCAAACTCGAAGAGGCGGGTATCCCGACCCAGATGGAACGTCTGCTGTCTGATACGGAGTGTCTGGTGAAAAAGCTGGAAATGGTGCCGGTTGAATGCGTGGTACGCAACCGGGCGGCGGGGTCGCTGGTTAAGCGTCTGGGGGTAGAAGAAGGTATGGAGTTAAACCCACCGATCTTCGATCTGTTTCTGAAAAATGATGCCCTGCACGACCCGATGGTGAATGGCTCCTACTGTGAAACCTTCGGCTGGGTAAGTCAGCAAAATCTGGCGCGGATGAAAGAATTAACCTACAAAGCCAACGACGTACTGAAAAAACTGTTTGATGACGCAGGTCTGATCCTGGTGGATTTCAAGCTGGAGTTTGGCCTGTATAAAGGCGAAGTGGTGCTGGGCGATGAGTTTTCGCCGGACGGCAGCCGCCTGTGGGATAAAGAGACGCTGGATAAAATGGACAAAGACCGTTTCCGTCAGGAATTGGGCGGCCTGATAGAAGCCTATGAAGCCGTCGCGCATCGTCTGGGCGTGAAATTAGATTAA
- a CDS encoding glycerate kinase yields the protein MKIVIAPDSFKESLSAMAVAEAIEKGFREIYPDADYIKVPMADGGEGTVQSMVEASGGRYIDQGVQGPLGQPVTARWGMLGDSDTAVIEMAAASGLHHVSPELRNPLHTTSYGTGELIVAALEHGVKHIILGIGGSATNDGGAGMMQALGVILRDKEGRLLPRGGEALAALASIDLAGCHPLLRNVAITVACDVNNPLCGPQGASAVFGPQKGATAEMVRTLDAALENWGRHIYQATGREVVNAPGAGAAGGMGAALLGLLNAELRAGVEIVVETLQLEQAVKDADLVITGEGRLDSQSICGKTPIGVARVAKRYHKPVIALAGGLQHDHYVVYQQGIDAALSILSHIVTLPEALHEAEYNLSLSARNVAAIWRLARQA from the coding sequence ATGAAAATTGTTATTGCTCCTGATTCATTTAAAGAAAGTTTGTCCGCAATGGCGGTCGCCGAGGCGATAGAAAAAGGGTTCCGTGAAATTTATCCCGATGCCGACTACATCAAGGTACCTATGGCAGATGGTGGGGAAGGAACGGTGCAATCAATGGTGGAAGCCAGCGGCGGGCGCTATATCGACCAGGGGGTACAAGGGCCACTGGGGCAACCAGTGACCGCACGTTGGGGAATGCTGGGCGATAGCGATACTGCCGTGATTGAAATGGCAGCGGCATCCGGGTTGCATCATGTTTCACCTGAATTGCGCAACCCGCTTCATACTACCAGCTATGGGACCGGCGAGTTAATCGTCGCGGCGCTGGAGCATGGCGTAAAGCATATTATTCTGGGGATTGGCGGCAGCGCGACGAATGACGGCGGTGCGGGGATGATGCAGGCGCTTGGCGTTATATTGCGCGATAAGGAGGGCCGCTTGCTTCCCAGGGGCGGTGAGGCGCTGGCGGCGTTGGCCTCTATCGATCTGGCCGGTTGTCACCCGTTACTACGTAATGTAGCGATAACCGTGGCGTGTGATGTCAACAATCCGCTGTGTGGACCTCAGGGAGCGTCGGCTGTTTTTGGCCCCCAAAAAGGAGCGACCGCTGAAATGGTGCGTACGCTGGATGCGGCGCTGGAAAACTGGGGCCGACATATTTATCAGGCTACGGGACGTGAAGTGGTTAACGCTCCCGGTGCAGGCGCGGCAGGCGGGATGGGCGCCGCGCTTTTAGGATTGCTCAATGCGGAATTACGGGCTGGTGTAGAGATCGTCGTGGAAACGCTACAGCTTGAACAGGCCGTTAAAGATGCCGATCTGGTGATTACCGGGGAAGGGCGTCTGGACAGTCAAAGTATTTGCGGCAAGACGCCGATTGGCGTCGCCAGAGTGGCTAAGCGGTATCATAAACCGGTTATTGCGCTCGCTGGCGGACTGCAACATGATCATTATGTTGTGTATCAACAAGGGATCGATGCGGCGTTATCTATCTTGTCGCATATCGTTACGCTACCGGAAGCCTTACATGAGGCGGAATATAACCTGAGCCTGTCGGCGCGGAATGTGGCGGCGATATGGCGTCTGGCGCGGCAAGCCTGA
- a CDS encoding GntP family permease, translating into MTSISTLGAIAALVVAIVLILRKVSPAYGMMAGALAGGLIGGADLLQTVSLMVSGAQGIVNAVLRILAAGVLAGVLIESGAANTIAETVVRKVGETRALLALAIATLCLTAVGVFIDVAVITVAPIALSIARNAGLSKSAILLAMIGGGKAGNVMSPNPNAIAASDAFHVPLTSIMLAGVIPGVIGLIIAYLLAKRLNKKGVGVAEHEVTHHDDTVARPGFLVAISAPLVAILLLSLRPFAGISIDPLIALPLGGLVGLLFMGRARHCNQYMVAGLMRMAPVAIMLLGTGTLAGIIANSELKDVLIHGLTASGLPSWLLAPVSGAMMSMATASTTAGTAVASGVFSPTLLELGVSALAGAAMIHAGATVLDHLPHGSFFHATGGSVNMQIHERLKLMPYETLVGLTITFISTLMFGFFGFAG; encoded by the coding sequence ATGACGTCGATATCCACGCTGGGAGCCATTGCCGCATTGGTGGTGGCCATCGTATTAATTTTAAGAAAAGTGTCGCCGGCTTACGGCATGATGGCGGGGGCACTGGCCGGCGGTTTGATTGGCGGTGCCGATCTTCTGCAAACCGTTTCTCTGATGGTGTCAGGCGCGCAGGGCATCGTTAATGCCGTATTACGTATTCTGGCTGCAGGCGTACTGGCTGGCGTATTGATAGAGTCCGGCGCGGCGAATACGATTGCCGAAACGGTTGTTCGCAAGGTGGGAGAGACCCGGGCGTTATTGGCATTAGCCATTGCAACGCTATGTCTGACCGCCGTCGGCGTATTTATTGATGTGGCGGTGATTACCGTCGCGCCGATTGCGCTGTCGATTGCGCGTAATGCGGGGCTGTCAAAAAGCGCTATTTTGCTGGCGATGATCGGTGGAGGTAAAGCGGGTAACGTAATGTCTCCCAACCCGAATGCTATTGCTGCCTCCGATGCGTTTCATGTCCCTCTTACCTCTATTATGCTGGCGGGCGTTATTCCGGGCGTCATTGGTCTTATTATCGCCTATCTGTTAGCGAAACGGTTGAATAAAAAAGGCGTAGGCGTTGCCGAACACGAAGTCACTCACCATGATGACACCGTCGCCAGGCCCGGCTTTCTGGTAGCAATTAGCGCGCCGCTGGTCGCTATTCTGCTGCTTTCTTTACGCCCATTTGCCGGCATTTCCATTGACCCGTTAATAGCGCTACCCCTTGGGGGGCTCGTCGGTCTGCTGTTTATGGGACGAGCGCGCCATTGTAATCAGTATATGGTCGCCGGTCTGATGCGTATGGCCCCGGTTGCTATTATGTTGTTGGGAACCGGCACGCTGGCCGGAATTATCGCTAACTCCGAACTTAAAGATGTTCTGATTCACGGCCTTACTGCGTCGGGATTACCTTCCTGGCTGCTGGCGCCTGTGTCTGGCGCAATGATGTCAATGGCGACGGCCTCAACCACCGCGGGAACGGCGGTAGCCTCCGGCGTTTTCTCTCCCACATTGCTTGAACTTGGCGTTTCTGCCCTGGCGGGCGCCGCCATGATCCACGCGGGCGCCACGGTGCTGGACCATTTACCACACGGTAGCTTTTTCCATGCGACGGGCGGCAGCGTTAATATGCAAATTCATGAGCGGTTAAAGCTAATGCCGTATGAAACGCTGGTGGGTTTAACCATTACCTTTATTTCTACCCTGATGTTCGGCTTCTTCGGTTTTGCAGGATAA
- the bcp gene encoding thioredoxin-dependent thiol peroxidase, whose amino-acid sequence MNPLKAGDIAPKFSLPDQDGEQVNLTDFQGQRVLVYFYPKAMTPGCTVQACGLRDNMDELKKAGVDVLGISTDKPEKLSRFAEKELLNFTLLSDENHQVCEQFGVWGEKSFMGKTYDGIHRISFLIDADGKIEHVFNDFKTSNHHDVVLNWLKENA is encoded by the coding sequence ATGAATCCACTGAAAGCCGGTGATATCGCACCGAAATTTAGCTTGCCGGATCAAGACGGAGAACAAGTAAATTTGACCGACTTCCAGGGACAGCGCGTTCTGGTTTACTTCTACCCAAAAGCCATGACACCCGGCTGTACCGTGCAGGCCTGCGGCTTACGCGATAACATGGACGAACTTAAAAAAGCAGGCGTGGACGTGCTGGGTATCAGCACCGATAAACCTGAAAAACTCTCCCGTTTCGCTGAAAAAGAGCTGCTGAATTTTACCCTTTTGTCCGATGAAAACCATCAGGTGTGCGAACAATTCGGCGTCTGGGGTGAAAAATCATTTATGGGCAAAACCTATGACGGCATTCACCGTATTAGTTTTTTGATTGACGCTGACGGTAAAATTGAGCATGTCTTTAATGATTTTAAAACCAGCAATCACCACGATGTGGTGCTGAACTGGCTGAAAGAAAACGCGTAA
- the ypfJ gene encoding KPN_02809 family neutral zinc metallopeptidase, protein MRWQGRRESNNVEDRRNQSGGPSLGGPGFRIPSGKGGIILLIVVLVAGYYGVDLTGLLTGQPVSQQQSTRSISPNDDEAAKFTSVILATTEDTWGQLFEKMGRGYQQPKLVMYRGMTRTGCGAGQSVMGPFYCPADGTVYIDLSFYDDMKNKLGADGDFAQGYVIAHEVGHHVQKLLGIEPKVRQLQQNASQTEANRLSVRMELQADCFAGVWGHSMQQQGVLEAGDLEEALNAAQAIGDDRLQQQGQGRVVPDSFTHGTSEQRYSWFKRGFDSGDPAQCNTFGKNF, encoded by the coding sequence ATGCGCTGGCAAGGGCGTCGTGAAAGTAACAATGTAGAAGACAGACGTAATCAGTCAGGCGGGCCTTCGCTGGGCGGTCCTGGCTTCCGTATCCCGAGTGGTAAAGGTGGCATCATTTTGCTGATAGTGGTGCTGGTGGCAGGATACTACGGAGTGGATTTAACGGGACTGTTAACTGGCCAGCCGGTTTCGCAGCAGCAGTCAACGCGCTCGATAAGCCCGAATGATGACGAGGCCGCGAAATTTACTTCGGTGATCCTGGCGACAACTGAAGATACCTGGGGGCAGCTCTTTGAAAAAATGGGGCGTGGCTACCAGCAGCCAAAACTGGTGATGTACCGCGGCATGACGCGCACCGGTTGCGGCGCGGGACAATCTGTGATGGGGCCGTTCTACTGCCCGGCAGATGGAACTGTCTATATCGATCTCTCTTTTTATGATGACATGAAAAATAAACTGGGCGCGGACGGTGATTTTGCCCAGGGCTATGTCATCGCCCACGAAGTCGGTCATCATGTACAAAAATTGTTAGGTATCGAGCCTAAAGTGCGCCAGCTACAGCAAAATGCGTCGCAAACGGAGGCAAACCGTCTTTCAGTGCGCATGGAGCTGCAAGCAGATTGCTTTGCCGGCGTGTGGGGACACAGTATGCAGCAGCAAGGCGTACTGGAGGCGGGGGACCTGGAAGAGGCGCTCAACGCTGCGCAGGCCATTGGCGACGATCGCTTACAGCAGCAGGGACAGGGACGCGTGGTGCCGGACAGCTTTACTCACGGCACGTCAGAACAGCGCTATAGCTGGTTTAAGCGTGGATTTGACAGTGGCGATCCGGCGCAATGTAATACGTTTGGCAAAAATTTTTGA